In the Glycine max cultivar Williams 82 chromosome 19, Glycine_max_v4.0, whole genome shotgun sequence genome, aatatttatatataataagcaAATTAAGGTATTTATTAATATAGTAGTACAAAGGATCTGCAACGGTCCAACTATACAATCTTTTAGACAAAATCAGACTTTACATTTTGACCAATGACCATATGCATGATCTCTACAAGATTAAAACAaggatttgaaaataaaatttctgaCCCATCCATCCTTCATGCAAATTAAGACTAAGAATGAATGACTTGTATATTCtcaataattgaaaattttggctGAAGTATAAAACCTTAAAAATGTAGTCttgaatttgatatatatatatattaaaaagaaaatccacAAAGAGTGGGATCTTATAACACATGAATGTTGTTTGAAATATATCTCATTATAATCCCATACGAGGTAGAAGGATTGAAGTACAGTACACATCCTAATTAATCCTGAGAATATTAAAAAGACTAAATGAAGTATGAATAATTTCAGCTAATCATAGTAGCCATGTAAATAGCATGGGTGATATATGTCATGCAACAATATAAATTTGAAGTATTagtctataattataaaaaaaaattatatatatattcccgCCAGAGGAAAATTAACGTGTTTTCCATCTATATACTTGgaattactaaataaaaaattgagccAATAACTTACTGACGAACATGAATTTCCAGTTAATCAATCATATGGGGATGCTAATCATGAGATTATTTTTCGCTATCATGCTAGAGGCCCTGTGTCTGATATTGTTATATGAGGACTGAGGCATCTAGCAAaagaatattctttttattttcttggtttGCATGCATAATATTCCTcttcatataattttaaatctacaTTCTtcttgttagaaaaaaaatctacattCTTTTCTGTTGAAAATTCTTAACTATACGCACGAGAAAATCCCCTGCAACGCAACGGTCCGGATGAAAGTTTTAATGGGGGACCCATACAGAAAGCATATTCAGAAgtaaaatttcagacaaaagttatttatgtaaaaagaaaattcagaCAGAGGCACAGGGctagattttttttcaagaacctACAAAAACAGTGTACAAGAAATCAAGAATCAGtcataatttatgtaatttagaCAGagatataatatgaaaaatatttggttAACGTACGTCAAAGTGGGGCAATAATAAGTCATCTCTTTTTATGTTGAGGTATATTATGCGTGTgtgttaaaaaaagattaaaaaaatgagagatacaaataattatatttaaatgttaaatacGGTACTAATATTTCTACGTTTAAAcaatagaatttaaaatatataagatattcTAATGCATTGGCTGCTCTGTTCAACATGGAAtgctattaaaaatttatgtaatagtaaattttcttatttttaattgttgtgctgaaaattttaaatatcgtACTATTTGACGGTGGAAAATTTTACTTACCATATCAACATGCGATGGCGTACAAGACACTTCATAATTCTGGCGTAGCATATTGAAGTCATGCACAAAGTTACTCTCATATACGTACATAACACGAATACGGACAAATAAAGGGTAGCTGGTTAATAATTCTTCTCGTTTGAGAAACCCTAAAggtacttaattttatttattgatgacTTGATCCATATAACATGACTATGTTTTTTTCAGACAAGGATTTCAATTATTTGTGatgtttgagaatttttttttaagtagtaGAAGAAAGGAGAACTACCCAtcaaacataataaattttgtaaagatTAATGTGTAAAGCAGTAATTTTCGATTCTATTAACTATACATCTCAATAAGATGATATATTTGCAAGAGTTATATTATTggtgcaatatttttttatttacaatatttaCTAGAATAAGATACTTTTTTCTTATCacgttaattattttatctcaggtttgttttcctctttttttcttcttcttattgtttcgttttttattgtaaaagaaaatgtaCAAATTCAGGgtacaattataatttttccattTAGAAGGAATAAAGCATATGATTCAGatggttcatttttttttttacgttaaaATTGAGATGGTTCATGAATATTGCATGTTGTTTGAGAAAAGGATCGATGCTTATGCATTTTGGCCCAGTTACTATTGTATATcactaaatacataaaaaaatgtcaacaaaAAAGTTAATCTAGTtagtaagaaataaatttatgtgTCATTGGGATGTGAGATTCAATTTCTATTATCAATGTAGGTAATCTATATGCATCTTTTTAAACGTTAATTGAATCTTAAAATTTGTCTTAATTcaatttatctaaattttttgttttctaaaaaagtACATGGAAAGTTGTATGATACAATCTCCATTTTAAGCTTGACTGTTTTATTCTATACAACTCACACGTACGGAGAAGATCAGCGAGACAAAGATCACAGTCACACACAGAACAGTAATACTACTACTACAAGACAAGGAACTACAGCGAGACTGTTATTCATGAATCATAGACATtgaaatcaattcaaaattaaaccATGATTAATGTTACATGTTGTATCCCTCACTTCAActcttgtttctttattttggtCTCTAATATATCAATTCAATTCAGTGTAACACTTTTCTAGACTCGAGGAAATCCTTTTTGTTAGGCTCTGTGGAGGATACGTAGGCAAGAAAGGTCCCAAAATCAGTGTCCATGTAACGCTTCGGATTCGCTTCGTCAACGAGTTTTGGCGACGGTCTCACCGTGCAGTTGAAGGGAAGGCTGTGCAGCGAAGCCACCGACACCCTACTCTTAATTTCATTCGCCACAACTCTATGCAATACGCTCTTGTATTTTCCGTTGCTATATATCTGTTAATTAATTCCAacccataaaataaaatcatgatcagcacaatatatacaaaccacaaatatgatatttttgcaACTTGTCATGTTTTTTTAGCTTAATTTCCCAGTactgtttattttaattaacggCCGCTCTCACCTTTGTCATATTCTGTTCTACTTTCTAAAGATGCAGTACACGCACTCACTTTTCATCACGATGTAGTACACACACGCTATAATCACACagtaaaaacacaaaataatagtTCTAATTAAGGTGCATTAGAAAAGATAAATGATTCTAACTATTTTGCTGCATTTAGATTTTATTATGCATGAGAgataaacaataatatatattaagatatttattcatGTTGTTATAAATTAACTCATGCACTTCAAACAAAAAGTACTATTTTTCAACTTAACCATATCTTATACAGGTCTTTAACTTAACTAATTAACTCAATTAGACAAAAgattgtaaaaatataaaaatactatttttcatGGTATAactaatgattaattaattgctATCCCCCAATTTATACAGTTGTTCATCATGCCGCTAAAAAAacaagatatttattttttttgaataatttcaaAGTAATCATGTTATAGTGTTATTCAGTTTggctaaaatatattatatatttttcttatcatgctaaaatatttatatacttataaaatttattagcaacaattttaaataatttatcatactatattttttttagacgGCAAAAGAAGAATTTTATTCAAAGAATAAGAAGTGAATAGAAATTATCATActgtaatattatatttataaactatttcaatgatatatttttgtatAGATATAATATAGTGTATAATGTATATTTGAGTACCCGTTGAGCTTACAAAATTGTGTGTTAAAGTGCATGTAACTATATTGAGTGTGcatcttccatttttttaaaaatgaagagaatTTATGGATTACCTCTAAGTGATCACCAACATTGACAACGAAGGCATTGGGAATGGGTTGAACGGTGACCCATTTGTCTTGGTGTTGGATTTGCAAGCCTTCTACCTCGTCTTGTAGGAGAAGTGTGAGGAAGCCATAGTCGGAGTGAGGGGGCATCCCAAGGGTAAGGTCTGGTTGAGGGCATGGTGGGTAGAAATTGGCCACCATCATTTGGCTCCCATTTTCAAACTCTTTGAGAATATTGTCATCCTCTTCTTGGTTGGCTTCCACAATTCCTAAGCTCTCTAGGATGGCTTCCATTACCACCAGGAACAAATGTTTGGTTTCTTCTGCGTAGGTGGCCACCACTTTCCtggttttaaatgaaaattatatatatatcaaagccAGCACTTGCATGACAGTGTTGCTTAATTTTGGACCATATTTTTATAACAGAATTCAcgtatattttgataatttaattacTAGATATTAAAagcatacaatattattatttttctttgtttatcagtattttaaaaaatcatttttatttatctgtcattttgaagtttaaaatatcctttttttcaattatcttcttaattataatttttaaaattttaaaatgacatgAATTACCAATATCAACGAAATTGTTAGCGAAATAAATGAGAATAAGATTAATTCGTAAGAGATAtgattataaaagataaataacacaaaaaaaaataaaaaatatttattatatttcttagTTTGATCttaatcaacaaataaaaaaaataatttttttcctatttacttatttaaatataGTTATAATTCTATCTAATGAATTAAGCTAGCTGAACCTAACTTGCTTGTAGTAGTACACTAGTAGTCCACTACTCACCGAAAGTCCACTGGTGAAGCAGGCCAATGGAGGAGTAAATCTGGTAAGGGATGGCACAGGAGTTTCAAGAAATCCCTCCAACACAACACAGTGTCTTTGGTTTGGCTGAAGCTGGTCCCACATCGAACCGGTGCTCGCATATCAGTTGTCATGTACTTAGCTCTCTCCTCCAAAGGGAGATCGAAGAACCTCCCACTCACATCTATCATGCTCCTCACAACATCCTCCGAGATGCAATGATTTACCAACTGCATCAATCCAACACAACAAACTTCAATCACATCACTTTCTAATTCTTCACACTAATGATTAATTTCCCTTAAAATCTAATTAAGTTTctttgcatatataataatatatgtagCTTAACATTCATGCACGAGGctccattttgttttttatatcatatcatatactCACTTAGGCAGCATTAAGTGAATGTGTTagacattttatatttaatattaaaaatactattttaaatcCATTAAAAAAGTTAGAACAACAAACAAAGGAGAATCCGTCTTCAGTCCATGCACCAAAGTCTTACCTGGAAAAATCCATACTGTTGACAAGCATTGGCTAGGGATCGAAGGACTTGGGGCCTATTTGGACCAAGCAATTCGGAAAAATCAATGATGGGTAATTGAAGATTTTGCTTCACAACATTTGAATCCTCCACACTACTCTTGGTGGGTCTTTCGGAAACAGGAAGTATGTACTTCTTAGGCACCGCATTAAGATGACCTTTCTCACACAAGTGTTTCACTCCTTTCTGATATTGACTTTCTGGGATATCATCCTTGCCCTTTTGCTCATTTAGTGCCATTGCAGGAGACATATAGGACCTGCTAATGTAAAGTAATTAGCATGTGGAAGTAAATTATATAAgaacattcatatatatatatatataactggaGACAAAGGCAAATACTATATATgcttaattttatgtaattatataactaaggctttttttaatttccttaattatatctatatatatttctatgcaTATGATCTTTTGTCTGTGTGTGTTGTGAGAGATCAAAATGTGCTCTTCTCTTTAATTGGAAAAATTAGAGAGATGAGCATAAATTGAGTTGCAAACGCTAACACTACCTTAGTTGAGAAAAAAGGTAGTATCTTATGAGGGTTAGAAGGAGAGAAACTGAAAAATAAGCTTGAATGGGGTGTTAATGTAAGAAAATTTTTGATGTATATATAgtgaagggaagaagaaaaagtgggGCAGGGAAGAGTAGCATGTTTCGAAGAAACCGGGTTGAGAGTTCTGAACTTGACGACTAATTCCATTCCATTCCAAGTTTAACAATACCGTTGACAAAAGTTCAGTGAGACCATGGAGGAGGacagataattaatattaataagacCCCATTCTTCTAATTGCTAGTCTCTTTCTTGGCTAGCACCTACTACCTCTCTCGATCGGTCTCCTTGTGTTTTTCTTATTACTAgtttgattttgtttgttttcattattataaaGTCTCAAGacgttaatttaaaaaatagtcattataGAAACTCATGTATAGATATACTAGTATAGCTGACTTTTGGGGGTGCAtataaatcattaatttggatAATAATACCCGTATACCTCTTTTAACGTGTAGAGTaaatagaagaaagaaataaaaaaaagaaaaaaggaaagaaaaaataattgacataataatgatatagaaaaaaacaaatacatatatattattatatttattataataatatattgtttgtctaaataaaattgaattcagATCCTATCAATACATCTTAGGTTTGAttattgagaataaaaaaaatataattgaaaaataaaactcttaATTATAGGTGATTAGCTAAGTTTCTTGttgataattgattatcaaGAAAGTCAATAAATACTTTTGTTACTATTAAATCAAACCTAACATACAACAGTTATATCTTTcgcttttaatctttttgtaCTTAAACATTTGAACTTTAGAAGTTGTGTATCCTTCGATTATGATTAGGTTAAGTCATCAAAGAATATAATGAATGACTCAGGACTTGATTTAAACTTAAATCTATCATATTGGTGTGATATATACTTAATTGGTTTATGCCCTTACCTAATCATGCCTTTTTGTATCCTATCAAATCTTAATGTATTTTACCACATATCATCATATCTCTGGAAATTAAGGAAATATAATGTAATTAACCCTTGAATATTGATATAAAACCTAGGCTAGCTTGATCTAGTGAAAAAGCATGTTACACATTTTAATGTTCTAAGTAGGCATCCTCTAATCCTTTTCGAGAAAATTCATCCCGAAACAACTTCGAACTAACAAtatgactaaaaaatatttattctattaaaatttttttgtgGACTTTTCTATTAATATATTACAGTCTTTTCCCTCTCTTTTCATCCGGTTAGGTTAAATCCGGTTTGGCTAAAGTCAGTTAAGTATAGCAGCCTTCATAATTATCATGCCTTTtctcatttgttttttaatattcaatctcgttcttcttctagtaattcatTTTTGATGGCTGCGTGCTGTATACATGCCTGTCTGCTAgctataataaataattgaaaattcaaATCTTTAATCCGTACGTGAATTTACTTTCCACGTCATGTTTAAACCTTTTGTGACCCAAAATATATACACAATAATAATACATGTTTCGCAGGCAGCTTTTATTACCACGCCGGTAAGATATATCTACTCTCGATCGCtgtaatattttgttattaattaatggGTAAGTAGTGTTTTCTGGTTTCCATTCTTAATAATAATTAGCACTCTTTCTTCGtctgtttgaattttgattttgactcCGGTATCCATTCTTAAGTAGTGTTTGAATGATGATTGTACAATCTTTACCTGGTAACTTCACTCATTCTTTTGTCTGCTGAGTGGATCtacattgtttttattattttttctagaaGGGTTGCACGTTTTAAGTTACAGTCAATTTGGCTTTACTTAAATTAGACTGGACTGCTTCGAGAAGCTATAATGATAATTGTTTAGCTCGttagtttcaaaatttaatctcACTTCAATATTTCTCAATTACGAACCCAATACTTAATATACTATGTTTGGAAGGCACGAAAGTAGAAATTGTTAACTTGCTCTGGGAGCATTAATTTGGAGAATCTTTTTGCTTAAGGCTTGCTCGGTTTAAATATTTGGATTTATTCatgctgatttttttatttgaagtaattactatttaaaattattttttaaatgatatttataaaattatttaaaaaatagttttaataaaattataaatcttaTATCTAGAATTAATTCtacttattgaaaaaataaagaatcatttttattactttgtataatgaattaatttgaaattcaaaatgttACCCAAACGTTCGTGCTTATTACAGCTCAAACgtgattttaaaagaaaacaaaaataaacatgctAGTACTACATTAGTTAGTAATGGATAACGTGTAAAAATTGTTGTGTTTGGCCGTTTTGAAATATAATGTCCTCTGATTTGATATATAACTAAACGTCTAAACTGGTAGATGAATTTCACAAAGTTATCGTTTGATGATTAATTAGTTGAATGTAAAACTTATTCTCTTGAAACATATATTATCGAACACATATGAATGGGAATTGCACCGCCAAAATGAATTGCAATTCACCAATTGTTGTAAAAAAACCTATTGTTGCCACGTTACTTGTCCTCTATTGTTTGCAATCTTGTTGAAACTACTGCTACGCATAAGTTGTCGGTCGTAGTGCTTACGGATTTATTCACCCTTTtgcatcctatatatatatttccctTACAATTATTTTCATTGGAAAAATCTACATGTACACCCTAAAAATGTGGTGTAtgagtgaaagaaagaaaaaagatgaggggaaaataaaaagaagagaaagaaactaattaatgtcataaatgatgtaatcaacaaataaagaaagaaacaaaaaatagatgaaagagatggaagagaaaataagtatataataatattcttttttaattttacttttttttttcaagtagcTAGTAATATCTTATACACATTTGATGTATTTCACTTCTGCTAGCTAGCTAGCCAGTCAATCGTGTACTAGTATAtgcctttttaattattttatggaGTGAATATCCTTTGTGATATATcatttggaataaaaaaaaaagagaccaCTACTAAGAGCATGTTTGGTTGCGAATTGACACCCCTGAACGTGGATTATGAGTGGTCAAATGTGAAAAAATTGTAAGACTGTGATGTTTGATTTACCATGCTAGATGTGATTCATCAAGTAAAAATCGATTTTGGAAAAAGCTACTTAGAGTTGCTTTTGCATCATAGAGAATCAATTGATTATTTGATCTCTCATTTTTGCTCTCCAATCTTTTCTAGTGTCAATGAAGCTAATACATGGGTCACTTCTCTCTTGGTTGTTGCCGCTACCACCCTGCCATTGATTTCCTTCCTTATGTTACTCAGGAGAGCAGATGGAACGAAGTTACTTCTTCTGTGTTATCTCCATTCCTAACCAATTAAAGAGGTAAAGAAAATGTTAAACTTCCCTTTTGTAATATGCCCACAATCCACCCCAATATTTACTACTTACACCATtagtttttacttattttttaagagcTTTCCACTTCTTATTTGATACTACTCATTTATTGctagtttgtattttaattaagtttgtaAGTTTTTATTAAGGAGGTGCATTTGcggtcaaaaaaaaatttaaggaggTGCATTTTATTTcacaagcttttttttttttttttacagaatttcACACaacagtaattttttttttacagaatttcACAAGCTACTATATTATGcattttagttattaattttattataaacaaatCATGTTACAAATTttgctatttattttaaaattaatagtctatatatcaatatcaatataataaatcaaaatgcAAAAGACATCTACAAACAACTGATTTTCGTAATTAATTATACACTCAAATAAACTTTGAAAGTTACTTTCCAAACATCAttgaatatgaaaattaattttctaatatatgtatccaaacaaaaatcactaaaatcaCTATTattcaaaatcagttttatAAAATCTTGTTAATT is a window encoding:
- the LOC100778488 gene encoding probable 2-oxoglutarate/Fe(II)-dependent dioxygenase-like — translated: MSPAMALNEQKGKDDIPESQYQKGVKHLCEKGHLNAVPKKYILPVSERPTKSSVEDSNVVKQNLQLPIIDFSELLGPNRPQVLRSLANACQQYGFFQLVNHCISEDVVRSMIDVSGRFFDLPLEERAKYMTTDMRAPVRCGTSFSQTKDTVLCWRDFLKLLCHPLPDLLLHWPASPVDFRKVVATYAEETKHLFLVVMEAILESLGIVEANQEEDDNILKEFENGSQMMVANFYPPCPQPDLTLGMPPHSDYGFLTLLLQDEVEGLQIQHQDKWVTVQPIPNAFVVNVGDHLEIYSNGKYKSVLHRVVANEIKSRVSVASLHSLPFNCTVRPSPKLVDEANPKRYMDTDFGTFLAYVSSTEPNKKDFLESRKVLH